The sequence CGCGGTCACCGACGCGCTGCGGCTCTCCGAAGGGATGACCCGCAAGTACGCGGTGGCCGGCTTCGAGCGCGGAGGGGGCAAGGCCGTGATCCACGCCCCGGCGGAGCTCGACGCCGGGGAGCGGCAGGCGCTGCTCCGCCGGTACGGCACCTTGTTGCGGGAGCTGGGCGGCCGCTTCTACACCGGCCCGGACGTGGGGACCTCCCCCACCGACATGGACGTGATCGCCGAGACGGGGGCGCCGTACGTCTTCGCCCGCACCCCGGCGGCGGGGGGCGCGGGGTCGTCCGGTCCGTACACGGCCCTCAGCGTCTTCGCCGGCATCCGCGCGGCCTGCGCGCACGTCTTCGGCACCGACGATCTGAGCGGCCGAAGGGTGGTGGTGCAGGGGGTGGGGAGCGTGGGCGCGGGGCTGGTCGAGCGTCTGGTGGACGCGGGCGCCGACGTGCGCTTCGCTGACCTGGACGCGGGTGTGGTGCACGACCTGGAGCGCCGCACCGGCGCCCGGTCCCTCGATCCGGGCGCGGTGCTCGCGCATCCCTGCGACGTGTTGGCACCCTGCGCGCTCGGGGGCGTCCTCGACGCACGGACCATCCCCACGTTGCGCTGCCGGATCGTCGCGGGCGGCGCCAACAACCCTCTCGCCACGGAAGGAGATGAGCTGCGCCTCGCCGAGCGCGGCATCTTCTATGTGCCCGACTACGCGATCAACATCGGGGGGGCGATGGCGATCACGGGGATGGAGGCGCTCGGCTGGACGGAGGCGGAGGCCACGGAGCGCGTGACGCGCTCGGCGGAGCAGGCGGTGCGGCGGATCCTGGAGCTCTCCGACCGGGAGGGCGTCAGCACGGAAGAGGCGGCCCGGAGGTTGGCGGAGGAGCGGTTGGCGGGCTGAGGCGGGTCGAGGCGAACCCGGGGATCGGGGATCGAGTCCGGGGCGCGCTACCGTGGAAGATCGGTCTGCGCGAAGTCGTCCCCGGTGAAGAGCAAGGGCTCACCGGCCAGTGCGGCGGCCGCGTAGGTCATGCAGTCGCCGAAGTTCAATCGCGCGGGATGGCGTCCCTTCCCGAACCTGCGGTAGGCCTCGACGGCCTCACGCCAGTGGATCTCGCCGAAGGGGATCTCCTG is a genomic window of Gemmatimonadota bacterium containing:
- a CDS encoding Glu/Leu/Phe/Val dehydrogenase dimerization domain-containing protein, with amino-acid sequence MDPALTDVLEEQLARWGGDELILHHDAPSGAWIILALHSSRLGPPTGGTRFKAYARLADAVTDALRLSEGMTRKYAVAGFERGGGKAVIHAPAELDAGERQALLRRYGTLLRELGGRFYTGPDVGTSPTDMDVIAETGAPYVFARTPAAGGAGSSGPYTALSVFAGIRAACAHVFGTDDLSGRRVVVQGVGSVGAGLVERLVDAGADVRFADLDAGVVHDLERRTGARSLDPGAVLAHPCDVLAPCALGGVLDARTIPTLRCRIVAGGANNPLATEGDELRLAERGIFYVPDYAINIGGAMAITGMEALGWTEAEATERVTRSAEQAVRRILELSDREGVSTEEAARRLAEERLAG